The Burkholderia pyrrocinia genome includes a region encoding these proteins:
- a CDS encoding phosphotransferase enzyme family protein — protein MSFPLEPDGSVSRDVAPPQFGVDGEQAERDWPLMTHDEVAAVLARIDGAGEPARLTWHSPRQFAAAVLVRMADGRGLFVKRHHVSLRDVAGLEEEHRFIAHLRERGMPVVDVLAGRDGATAFASGDWTYEVHVLAPGVDPYRGVMSWQPFTHPSHAYAAGRALAELHRASAGYDAPARPVRTLLSSFRVLSSADLAGALERWVDAQPLLVRALGARDWRGDVADAIGPYHARLVPLLPALPPLWTHGDWHASNLLWTDAGPGAQVRTVLDFGLSDRTCAVMDLALAIERNTVDWMARADARRIEYAQIDALLDGYESLEPLSDDAYAALVALLPIVHTEFALSEVAYFGCIIDAPAIVDIAYDGYLIGHARWFGEPDGRQLLDWLVQRRRAKQGTT, from the coding sequence ATGTCATTCCCACTCGAGCCGGACGGGTCCGTATCGCGCGACGTCGCGCCGCCGCAATTCGGCGTCGACGGCGAGCAGGCCGAACGCGACTGGCCGCTGATGACGCACGACGAGGTGGCGGCGGTGCTCGCGCGGATCGACGGCGCCGGCGAGCCGGCCCGGCTGACTTGGCACAGCCCGCGGCAGTTCGCGGCGGCCGTGCTCGTGCGGATGGCGGACGGGCGCGGGCTGTTCGTCAAGCGTCATCACGTAAGCCTGCGCGATGTCGCGGGGCTCGAGGAAGAGCATCGTTTCATCGCACATCTGCGCGAACGCGGCATGCCGGTGGTGGACGTGCTGGCCGGTCGCGACGGCGCGACCGCGTTCGCATCCGGCGACTGGACGTACGAGGTGCATGTGCTCGCGCCCGGCGTCGACCCGTATCGTGGCGTGATGTCGTGGCAGCCGTTCACGCATCCTTCGCATGCGTACGCGGCTGGCCGCGCGCTGGCCGAGCTGCATCGCGCGTCGGCCGGCTACGATGCGCCGGCGCGGCCCGTGCGCACGCTGCTGTCGAGCTTTCGCGTGCTGTCGTCCGCCGATCTGGCGGGCGCGCTCGAACGCTGGGTCGATGCGCAGCCGCTGCTCGTGCGTGCGCTTGGTGCGCGCGACTGGCGCGGCGACGTTGCCGACGCGATCGGTCCGTATCACGCGCGCCTCGTGCCGCTGCTGCCTGCGTTGCCGCCGCTCTGGACGCACGGCGACTGGCATGCGTCGAACCTGCTGTGGACCGATGCCGGGCCCGGCGCACAGGTGCGGACCGTGCTCGATTTCGGGCTGTCGGATCGCACCTGTGCGGTGATGGACCTCGCACTCGCGATCGAGCGCAATACGGTCGACTGGATGGCGCGGGCCGACGCGCGGCGTATCGAATACGCGCAGATCGATGCGCTGCTCGACGGGTACGAATCGCTCGAACCGCTGAGCGACGACGCCTATGCGGCGCTGGTCGCGCTGCTGCCGATCGTGCATACGGAGTTCGCGCTGTCGGAAGTCGCGTATTTCGGTTGCATCATCGATGCGCCGGCGATCGTCGACATCGCTTATGACGGCTACCTGATCGGGCACGCGCGCTGGTTCGGCGAACCCGACGGGCGGCAATTGCTCGACTGGCTCGTGCAACGCCGGCGCGCGAAGCAAGGGACCACCTGA
- the pnuC gene encoding nicotinamide riboside transporter PnuC has protein sequence MSPLEIAGVIVSALAIWLTAKRRMLCWPVGLASVALYGWIFFDAKLYSDMLLQGAFAVLQVYGWQRWLAQRESEAGGSAASAGDVAPVTGVRPRQMLPDLIAAVVGSALLGGMMARWTDAALPFVDASLTAFSLVAQYWTARRYIASWGLWIVVNVVYVGMFVFKELYLTAGLYALFIGLAVVGWRDWSRTAATLRAAAGGALASGGGAR, from the coding sequence ATGTCCCCACTCGAAATCGCCGGCGTGATCGTCAGCGCGCTCGCGATCTGGCTGACCGCGAAGCGGCGCATGCTGTGCTGGCCGGTCGGGCTCGCGTCGGTCGCGCTGTACGGCTGGATCTTCTTCGACGCGAAGCTGTATTCGGACATGCTGCTGCAGGGCGCGTTCGCGGTGCTGCAGGTGTACGGCTGGCAGCGCTGGCTCGCGCAGCGCGAGAGCGAGGCCGGCGGCAGTGCGGCGTCGGCAGGCGACGTGGCGCCCGTCACCGGCGTGCGGCCGCGGCAGATGCTGCCCGACCTGATCGCGGCCGTGGTCGGCAGCGCGCTGCTCGGCGGCATGATGGCGCGCTGGACCGATGCGGCGCTGCCGTTCGTCGATGCGTCGCTGACCGCGTTCAGCCTGGTCGCGCAATACTGGACCGCGCGGCGCTACATTGCGTCGTGGGGGCTGTGGATTGTCGTCAACGTCGTGTACGTCGGGATGTTCGTGTTCAAGGAACTGTATCTGACGGCCGGGCTCTATGCGCTGTTCATCGGGCTCGCCGTGGTCGGCTGGCGCGACTGGAGCCGGACGGCCGCGACGCTGCGCGCGGCGGCCGGCGGCGCACTCGCGTCGGGCGGCGGCGCGCGCTGA
- a CDS encoding TonB-dependent siderophore receptor, producing the protein MTVNRTTALPARRRRAKVGLGVGLGITLFAAQAAAAPGDTPAPDADAAGNATLPAITVSGARGNAYRARDASVAGFDDTPLRDTPASVSVVTRAQLDDQQAKRLSDVVRNDASVVNDYAPVGYYEGFAIRGFPVDLASAIRIDGLTVSGEQNVPLENKERVEILKGLAGIDSGVVAPGGVINFVTKRSANVASVTAGVDSRGSTSAAVDLGRRFGPDHQFGFRINAAKENMHSYIDGTNGRRTFGSIAADWDIGPRASLQLNAEFQQWIQRSAPGYQLLGGTVVPSVKTTSKALGTQPWAKPVTTDALNLNARFDYQFNDDWKAYIAAGRSRTMIDDDSAFAYGCSYAASCTAGATSPFFFGANGDYDVYDFRSPGEYRRNDDLRAVTTAKFATGPLRHELTLGVSVQRRVVHMADAVYDYVGSENIYGPDVTFSPSPNSPGPSYPRLDAWQYGVFGLDRISIGEHWQVLAGGKEVLLRQRSWDSLDGPTTHTDRSVFLPQVALVYKPVNVLSLYASYSKALSLGDQAPVRATNAYAFLPPVESHQVEVGAKYDWLDRLSLTAAVFSISKPFQFADPDASGTTYTFVQRGTQRHQGIELGAAGRVTERLALTASVAAIRARAVDSGSPAYEGHQIINVPALRASLYADYAVPHVAGLNLLGGVEYSAGRNANEEGTARVPSWFVFNLGARYTTKIGGHRTVLRVSVDNLFNKFYWRDAGEQQGDAYLFPGAPRTARVSLTYDF; encoded by the coding sequence ATGACGGTGAATAGAACAACAGCGCTGCCCGCACGGCGGCGGCGCGCGAAGGTCGGGCTTGGCGTCGGTCTCGGCATCACGCTTTTCGCGGCGCAGGCCGCTGCGGCACCGGGCGACACGCCCGCGCCGGACGCCGACGCGGCCGGCAATGCGACGCTCCCGGCCATCACGGTCAGCGGCGCGCGCGGCAACGCGTATCGCGCACGCGACGCGTCGGTTGCCGGGTTCGACGACACGCCGCTGCGCGACACGCCGGCGTCGGTGAGCGTCGTCACGCGCGCGCAGCTCGACGACCAGCAGGCGAAGCGGCTGAGCGACGTCGTGCGCAACGACGCGTCGGTCGTCAACGACTATGCGCCGGTCGGCTATTACGAAGGCTTCGCGATCCGCGGCTTTCCGGTCGATCTCGCGAGCGCGATCCGGATCGACGGGCTGACGGTGTCCGGCGAGCAGAACGTGCCGCTCGAGAACAAGGAGCGCGTCGAGATCCTGAAGGGGCTCGCCGGCATCGACAGCGGTGTCGTCGCGCCCGGCGGCGTGATCAACTTCGTGACGAAGCGCTCGGCGAACGTCGCGAGCGTGACGGCCGGCGTCGACAGCCGCGGCTCGACGTCGGCGGCCGTCGATCTCGGCCGCCGCTTCGGCCCCGACCATCAGTTCGGCTTCCGGATCAACGCCGCGAAGGAGAACATGCACTCCTATATCGACGGCACGAACGGGCGACGCACGTTCGGCTCGATCGCCGCCGACTGGGACATCGGCCCGCGCGCGAGCCTGCAGCTCAACGCCGAATTCCAGCAGTGGATCCAGCGTTCCGCGCCCGGCTACCAGTTGCTCGGCGGCACCGTCGTGCCGTCCGTCAAGACGACGTCGAAGGCGCTCGGCACGCAGCCGTGGGCGAAGCCCGTGACGACCGACGCACTGAACCTGAATGCGCGCTTCGACTATCAGTTCAACGACGACTGGAAGGCGTACATCGCCGCGGGCCGCAGCCGCACGATGATCGACGACGACAGCGCGTTCGCGTATGGCTGTTCGTACGCGGCGAGCTGCACGGCCGGCGCGACGTCGCCGTTCTTCTTCGGCGCGAACGGCGACTACGACGTGTACGACTTCCGCAGCCCCGGCGAGTACCGGCGCAACGACGACCTGCGCGCGGTCACGACGGCCAAGTTCGCGACGGGGCCGCTGCGCCACGAGCTGACGCTGGGCGTGAGCGTGCAGCGCCGCGTCGTGCACATGGCCGACGCGGTGTACGACTACGTGGGCAGCGAGAACATCTACGGACCCGATGTGACCTTCTCGCCGTCGCCGAATTCGCCCGGGCCGTCGTATCCGCGCCTCGACGCGTGGCAGTACGGCGTGTTCGGGCTCGACCGCATCAGCATCGGCGAACACTGGCAGGTGCTCGCGGGCGGCAAGGAAGTGCTGCTGCGCCAGCGCAGCTGGGACAGCCTCGACGGCCCGACGACGCATACCGACCGCTCGGTGTTCCTGCCGCAGGTCGCGCTCGTCTACAAGCCGGTGAACGTGCTGTCGCTGTACGCGTCGTACAGCAAGGCGCTGTCGCTCGGCGACCAGGCGCCCGTGCGCGCGACCAACGCGTATGCGTTCCTGCCGCCGGTCGAATCGCATCAGGTCGAAGTGGGCGCGAAATACGACTGGCTCGACCGGCTGAGCCTGACGGCCGCCGTGTTCTCGATCAGCAAGCCGTTCCAGTTCGCGGACCCGGACGCATCGGGCACGACCTACACGTTCGTGCAGCGCGGCACGCAGCGGCACCAGGGGATCGAGCTCGGCGCGGCCGGGCGCGTGACCGAGCGGCTGGCGCTGACGGCCAGCGTCGCGGCGATTCGCGCCCGCGCGGTCGATTCGGGCTCGCCGGCGTACGAAGGGCACCAGATCATCAACGTGCCCGCGTTGCGCGCGTCGCTGTATGCGGACTATGCGGTGCCGCACGTCGCGGGCCTGAACCTGCTCGGCGGCGTCGAGTACAGCGCGGGCCGCAACGCGAACGAGGAGGGCACCGCGCGCGTGCCGTCGTGGTTCGTGTTCAATCTCGGCGCGCGTTATACGACGAAGATCGGCGGCCATCGCACGGTGCTGCGCGTGTCGGTGGACAACCTGTTCAACAAGTTCTACTGGCGCGACGCGGGCGAGCAGCAGGGCGACGCGTACCTGTTTCCGGGCGCGCCGCGCACCGCGCGCGTATCGTTGACCTATGATTTCTGA
- a CDS encoding DUF2970 domain-containing protein codes for MKLLGMIRLVLWSFFGVRNSKAHATDLANVNFTLLPFVAIILAVLVGAVIYGVVHLVVDPTVTMQGF; via the coding sequence ATGAAACTGCTCGGCATGATCCGCCTGGTCCTGTGGAGTTTCTTCGGCGTGCGCAACAGCAAGGCGCACGCGACTGATCTCGCGAACGTCAACTTCACGCTGCTGCCCTTCGTCGCGATCATCCTCGCGGTGCTCGTCGGCGCGGTCATTTACGGCGTCGTGCACCTTGTCGTCGATCCGACGGTGACGATGCAGGGGTTCTGA
- a CDS encoding pyridoxamine 5'-phosphate oxidase family protein, with product MNTPTAVVPGWELDAAPFHAGELAVQQRAGVTEAAGAAGRRGIRRFMPDQHRTFFAQLPFFVLGGVDADGQPWATLRAGAPGFVTSPDARTLRIAARALPGDPLAGAWQPGAPLGGLGIEFDTRRRNRVNGVVRAVDGDALTIAVEQSFGNCAKYIQGRTPTFVARDDAARIEPDVSDRLSDADRALLAQADTFFVSSANTSADAGAARGADVSHRGGMPGFVRVDDARTLTTPDFSGNRFFNTLGNLQQDPRAGLLFVDFDSGDLLYVAARAEIVWDGPLVASFDGAQRVVRFHVREVRRVRAVLPFRWSAVERAPQFAAMAVAVGGAVTAAVVPVPSASAPKSAPAWRSLRIAKIVDEARAIRSFHFEPVDGGALPAYEAGQHLTLRIALPGGDLQSVRSYTLSDAPGGAHYRITVKREGRVSTWLHDHAQAGLVLDAQMPRGRFTFDLASPRPAVLVSAGIGITPMVAILRRALIDAAPLRRVVFVHGARDAAERPFAAELAHIAAADARLSLHWFDSRPHEDAAARAGRIDIAQLKRILPFDDYDFYLCGPSAFMRDLYDGLRALNVPDERIRFEAFGPSSVVRSATRAAGTPAAASVPVVFRRTGREAAWTPADGTLLEFAEGQRVAVPSECRSGSCGTCATRVLSGAVGYDQTPDAPVEPDCALLCVARPAEGATAPLVLDR from the coding sequence ATGAACACCCCGACCGCCGTCGTACCAGGCTGGGAACTCGACGCCGCGCCGTTTCACGCGGGCGAACTCGCGGTGCAGCAGCGCGCGGGCGTGACGGAGGCCGCGGGCGCGGCCGGCCGGCGCGGGATCCGGCGCTTCATGCCGGACCAGCACCGGACGTTTTTTGCACAACTGCCGTTCTTCGTGCTCGGCGGCGTCGATGCGGATGGCCAGCCGTGGGCGACGCTGCGGGCCGGCGCGCCGGGGTTCGTGACGTCGCCGGACGCACGCACGCTGCGCATCGCGGCGCGCGCGTTGCCGGGCGATCCGCTGGCCGGCGCGTGGCAGCCGGGCGCGCCGCTCGGCGGGCTCGGGATCGAATTCGATACGCGGCGGCGCAATCGCGTCAACGGCGTCGTGCGCGCGGTCGACGGCGATGCGCTGACGATCGCGGTCGAGCAGAGCTTCGGCAACTGCGCGAAGTACATCCAGGGCCGCACGCCGACGTTCGTCGCGCGCGATGACGCGGCGCGCATCGAGCCCGACGTGTCGGACCGGTTGAGCGACGCGGATCGCGCGCTGCTCGCGCAGGCCGATACGTTCTTCGTCTCGAGCGCGAACACGTCGGCGGACGCGGGCGCCGCGCGCGGCGCGGACGTGTCGCATCGCGGCGGGATGCCGGGCTTCGTGCGCGTCGACGATGCGCGCACGCTGACGACGCCGGATTTCAGCGGCAACCGCTTCTTCAACACGCTCGGCAACCTGCAACAGGATCCGCGCGCGGGGCTGCTGTTCGTCGATTTCGACAGCGGCGACCTGCTGTACGTCGCTGCGCGTGCCGAGATCGTGTGGGACGGGCCGCTCGTCGCGTCGTTCGACGGCGCGCAGCGCGTCGTGCGGTTCCATGTGCGGGAAGTGCGGCGTGTGCGCGCGGTGCTGCCGTTCCGGTGGTCGGCGGTCGAACGCGCGCCGCAGTTCGCGGCGATGGCGGTGGCCGTTGGTGGAGCGGTGACAGCGGCGGTCGTGCCGGTACCGTCCGCATCGGCACCCAAATCGGCACCCGCATGGAGATCGTTGCGCATCGCGAAGATCGTCGACGAAGCGCGCGCGATCCGCTCATTCCATTTCGAACCGGTGGACGGCGGTGCGTTGCCCGCCTACGAAGCCGGACAGCATCTGACGCTGCGCATCGCGCTGCCGGGCGGTGACTTGCAATCGGTGCGCAGCTACACGCTTTCCGATGCGCCGGGCGGCGCGCATTACCGGATCACCGTGAAGCGCGAAGGGCGCGTATCGACCTGGCTGCACGATCACGCGCAGGCGGGCTTGGTGCTCGACGCGCAGATGCCGCGCGGCCGCTTCACGTTCGATCTCGCGAGCCCGCGCCCGGCCGTGCTCGTGTCGGCCGGCATCGGCATCACGCCGATGGTCGCGATACTGCGCCGTGCGCTGATCGACGCCGCGCCGTTGCGCCGCGTGGTGTTCGTGCATGGTGCGCGCGATGCCGCCGAGCGGCCGTTCGCGGCGGAGCTCGCGCATATCGCGGCCGCCGATGCGCGGCTGTCGCTCCACTGGTTCGACAGCCGTCCGCACGAAGACGCTGCAGCGCGGGCCGGCCGGATCGACATCGCGCAACTGAAGCGGATCCTGCCGTTCGACGACTACGATTTCTACCTGTGCGGGCCGTCGGCGTTCATGCGCGACCTGTACGACGGGCTGCGCGCGCTGAACGTGCCGGACGAACGCATCCGTTTCGAGGCGTTCGGGCCGTCGAGCGTCGTGCGCAGCGCGACCCGCGCGGCGGGCACGCCGGCGGCGGCGAGCGTGCCCGTCGTGTTCCGGCGCACGGGGCGCGAAGCCGCATGGACGCCGGCCGACGGCACGCTGCTCGAATTCGCGGAAGGGCAGCGCGTCGCCGTGCCGTCCGAATGCCGCTCGGGTTCGTGCGGCACGTGCGCGACGCGCGTGTTGTCCGGCGCGGTCGGCTACGACCAAACGCCCGATGCGCCGGTCGAACCCGATTGCGCGCTGCTGTGCGTCGCGCGGCCCGCGGAAGGGGCGACGGCGCCGCTCGTGCTCGACCGCTGA
- a CDS encoding glutathione S-transferase family protein: MSAASQPVAGKPVVGKPVAPIRVYSFLLSGHAHRVRLFLSLLGLPSETVDVDLAAGAQREPAFLAVNPLGQVPVIDDGGTVIADSNAILVYLAKRYGDAHWLPDDPAGAAVVQRWLSYAAGPIASGPAAARLVTVFGAPLDQEAAKRTAAKLLDVIDRELAGKPFAAGAQPTIADIAAYTYIAHAPEGGVSLEPYPHVRAWLARVEALPGFVGMPTTRAGLLAA, from the coding sequence ATGTCCGCCGCCAGCCAGCCCGTCGCCGGTAAGCCCGTCGTCGGTAAGCCCGTCGCACCGATCCGCGTCTATTCGTTCCTGCTGTCGGGGCACGCGCATCGCGTCCGGTTGTTCCTGTCGCTGCTCGGCCTGCCGTCCGAGACCGTCGACGTCGATCTCGCGGCCGGCGCGCAGCGCGAACCGGCGTTCCTCGCGGTCAATCCGCTCGGGCAGGTGCCCGTGATCGACGACGGCGGCACCGTGATCGCCGATTCGAACGCGATCCTCGTGTATCTCGCGAAGCGCTACGGCGACGCGCACTGGCTGCCCGACGACCCGGCCGGCGCGGCGGTCGTGCAGCGCTGGCTGTCGTACGCGGCCGGCCCGATCGCATCGGGGCCGGCCGCAGCGCGGCTCGTGACCGTGTTCGGCGCGCCGCTCGACCAGGAAGCGGCCAAGCGCACGGCCGCGAAGCTGCTCGACGTGATCGACCGCGAACTGGCCGGCAAGCCGTTTGCAGCCGGCGCGCAGCCGACGATCGCGGACATCGCCGCGTACACGTATATCGCGCACGCGCCGGAAGGCGGCGTGTCGCTCGAACCGTATCCGCACGTGCGCGCCTGGCTCGCGCGCGTCGAGGCGCTGCCGGGCTTCGTCGGCATGCCGACGACGCGCGCGGGCCTGCTCGCCGCGTAA
- a CDS encoding LysR family transcriptional regulator encodes MADLRDVNLNRLAIFVAVVDAGSLTAAAERLGLAKTVVSTHMQRLESEVGANLLVRTTRRLSVTDAGRAFYDACRDIMRATESALDAVSSDAGPLRGTLRVSVPIDYGALVVAPAVVALRDAHPGLDVELVANDRVVDLVADNLDVAIRIGRLADSNYRAVQLGTYEKWLVASPAFIARYGLPRDTDALAALPFVMLSTLPRPHTLELDHARGGTASVRCVAPVVSNTATACRAIVLAGGGFGLLTDFSTADDVAAGRLVRLLPAWRSAPAGIHAVYPSTRLSSPKVRAFIDAMKGRIGETRPVRKTKRER; translated from the coding sequence ATGGCCGATCTGCGCGACGTGAACCTGAACCGGCTGGCGATCTTCGTCGCGGTGGTCGATGCCGGCTCGCTGACGGCCGCGGCCGAACGGCTCGGCCTCGCGAAGACGGTCGTCAGCACGCACATGCAGCGCCTCGAATCCGAGGTCGGCGCGAACCTGCTGGTGCGCACGACGCGGCGGCTGAGCGTGACCGATGCGGGGCGCGCGTTCTACGACGCGTGCCGCGACATCATGCGCGCCACCGAATCCGCGCTCGATGCGGTGTCGTCTGACGCGGGGCCGCTGCGCGGCACGCTGCGCGTGAGCGTGCCGATCGACTATGGCGCGCTGGTCGTCGCGCCGGCCGTCGTCGCGCTACGCGACGCGCATCCGGGGCTCGACGTCGAACTGGTCGCGAACGACCGCGTCGTTGATCTCGTCGCGGACAACCTCGACGTGGCGATCCGCATCGGCCGCCTTGCCGATTCGAACTATCGCGCGGTGCAGCTCGGTACGTACGAGAAATGGCTGGTCGCGAGCCCCGCGTTCATCGCGCGATACGGGCTGCCGCGCGATACGGATGCGCTCGCCGCATTGCCGTTCGTGATGCTGTCGACGCTGCCGCGCCCGCACACGCTCGAACTCGACCACGCGCGCGGCGGCACCGCGTCGGTGCGCTGCGTCGCGCCGGTCGTGTCGAACACCGCGACGGCGTGCCGCGCGATCGTGCTCGCCGGCGGTGGCTTCGGGCTACTGACGGATTTCTCGACCGCCGACGACGTCGCGGCCGGCCGGCTCGTGCGGCTGCTGCCCGCGTGGCGCTCGGCGCCGGCCGGGATTCACGCGGTGTATCCGTCGACGCGGCTGTCGTCGCCGAAGGTGCGGGCGTTCATCGATGCGATGAAGGGGAGGATCGGCGAGACGCGGCCGGTCCGAAAGACGAAGCGCGAACGTTAG
- a CDS encoding 5-guanidino-2-oxopentanoate decarboxylase — MNHPASLSCITEARAAAATPFHARPRTCGEALVDLLERYGVECVFGIPGVHTVELYRGLAASSIRHVTPRHEQGAGFMADGYARVTGRPGVCFIITGPGMTNIATAMAQAYADSIPMLVISSVNARRELGGGDGRLHELPSQRDVFAGLTAFSHTLLDAADLPQVLARAFAVFESARPRPVHIEIPLDVIVMPANAMPDAPVALPAKPAPDANALATAADLLAAARRPLILAGGGAVHAAAELRELAERLHAPVALTINAKGLLPAGHPLLIGSTQSLPATRATIRDADVVLAVGTELGETDYDVMFDGGFAIDGRLIRIDIDAQQLMRNARAEIAIAGDARLALGALSIRLHEKPAPTPAADWGAKRVAAVRAAIASGHDTPARAQARLIDTIVEALPGVIVAGDSTSPVYVGNFTHDAPAPRSWFNSSTGYGTLGYGLPAAIGAKLAAPARPVICLIGDGGLQFTLPELASAVEAGLPVIVIVWNNRGYGEIRKYMIARDITPVGVDPYTPDFLALARGFGCAAHAAATPDALAHALRDAAARAIPTVIEIDEAKWFGQEPR, encoded by the coding sequence ATGAACCATCCAGCCTCCCTTTCCTGCATCACCGAGGCCCGCGCGGCCGCGGCCACGCCGTTCCATGCCCGCCCACGCACCTGCGGCGAAGCGCTCGTCGACCTGCTCGAACGCTACGGTGTCGAATGCGTGTTCGGCATTCCCGGCGTGCATACCGTCGAGCTCTATCGCGGCCTCGCCGCGTCGTCGATCCGCCATGTGACGCCGCGCCACGAGCAGGGTGCCGGCTTCATGGCCGACGGCTATGCGCGCGTCACGGGGCGGCCGGGCGTCTGCTTCATCATCACCGGGCCGGGCATGACCAATATCGCGACCGCGATGGCACAAGCGTACGCGGATTCGATCCCGATGCTGGTGATCTCGAGCGTCAACGCGCGGCGCGAGCTCGGCGGCGGCGATGGACGCCTTCACGAGCTGCCTTCGCAACGCGACGTATTCGCGGGGCTCACGGCGTTCTCGCACACACTGCTCGATGCGGCCGATCTGCCGCAAGTGCTCGCGCGCGCATTCGCGGTCTTCGAAAGCGCGCGACCGCGGCCGGTCCACATCGAGATTCCGCTCGACGTGATCGTCATGCCGGCGAATGCGATGCCCGACGCCCCGGTTGCGCTGCCCGCGAAACCCGCGCCGGACGCGAATGCGCTTGCAACGGCGGCGGACCTGCTCGCCGCCGCGCGCCGGCCGCTGATCCTCGCGGGCGGCGGCGCCGTGCACGCGGCGGCCGAACTGCGCGAACTCGCCGAGCGCCTGCACGCACCGGTCGCGCTGACGATCAATGCCAAGGGCCTGCTGCCGGCCGGCCATCCGCTGCTGATCGGCTCCACGCAGTCGCTGCCGGCTACCCGCGCGACGATCCGCGACGCCGATGTGGTGCTCGCCGTCGGCACCGAACTCGGCGAAACGGACTACGACGTGATGTTCGATGGCGGTTTCGCGATCGACGGCCGGTTGATCCGCATCGACATCGATGCGCAACAGCTGATGCGCAACGCCCGTGCGGAAATCGCCATTGCCGGCGATGCACGGCTCGCGCTCGGCGCCCTGTCGATACGGCTGCACGAGAAGCCGGCGCCCACGCCCGCGGCCGACTGGGGCGCAAAGCGCGTGGCAGCCGTGCGCGCCGCAATCGCGTCCGGTCACGACACGCCCGCGCGTGCGCAGGCACGGCTGATCGACACGATCGTCGAGGCACTCCCCGGTGTAATCGTCGCAGGCGATTCGACGAGCCCCGTCTACGTCGGCAACTTCACCCACGACGCGCCGGCGCCGCGCAGCTGGTTCAATTCGTCGACCGGCTACGGCACGCTCGGCTACGGGCTGCCGGCCGCGATCGGCGCGAAGCTCGCCGCGCCCGCACGCCCGGTCATCTGCCTGATCGGCGACGGCGGCCTGCAGTTCACGCTGCCGGAACTCGCGAGCGCGGTCGAGGCCGGCCTGCCGGTGATCGTGATCGTCTGGAACAACCGCGGCTACGGCGAAATCCGCAAATACATGATCGCGCGCGACATCACGCCGGTCGGCGTCGATCCGTATACACCGGATTTCCTGGCGCTCGCGCGCGGCTTCGGCTGTGCGGCGCACGCGGCCGCGACGCCCGACGCGCTCGCCCATGCACTGCGCGACGCGGCGGCACGCGCGATCCCGACCGTGATCGAAATCGACGAAGCGAAATGGTTCGGCCAGGAGCCGCGATGA